From Amycolatopsis sp. WQ 127309:
CCAGAGAGTGAGTTGGTAGTGGCTGAACAGGGCGATCTGGTTCGGACTGAGCTGGCGGCTGGACATGTGTCGAGTCCTCTCGTTTGTTCAGCTCTTCACGGCTCGCTAGCCGATGAGTCGAGTCGGAACCGGATTGCCTATTTGCTGCCTTTCCCTCGCCCCTGCCGCCTCTAGCGGTGAGCTGGCCGGGTCAAGGCACGCTTTCCCGCCTTGACGCGGCCAGCTCACCGCTAGACGCTGCGATGCGAGGGAACCTCTGGGGAGCCGCGTTGCGTCGTCGTCAGAGTGTTGCGGGGCAGCGATCATGCCGGGACACTTAATGCGGCCCCCGGCGCCACTCCCTCCCCCTCGGTGGCGCCGGGGGCCTCTTGGTCCGTGCCGAAAGTGCGGGATATCGGGGTGCCTGATCCAGTCGTCCTGCGTTCGGCGGGTGCCTGACTCAAGCTGACGGTGGTGACGAGTCCGATGGTGTTTCCGAGCGGCATGGATGGGCCCGACGACCGCTTGGTGCGCCTGTGGTTTGCTCACTGTTGGCGCGCAGTGGACGACCTGATCGCCGTTGAACGGGCCACCGGAGTACTGATGGAGCGACGAGGCTGCGAGCCGACGCAGGCACGGGCGATCCTCTTGCGCGAAGCTAACGCGGCCCACCTGGCGCTGGAGGATATGGCCCGTGTGGTTGTCGCGCGACGGTGGTAGTCGCCCTGCACTCAGCCAGGTTCCGGCCCTTCTGGTTGGGGCCTGCATGTCAGTATCGTCAGAGGATGGACCAGCCAGACCATGACCTGGCGAGGTTTCAGTCTCTGAACCAGCGTGAGGCTGCGGCTGACGCCCGTGACACCGAGTCCGTTGAGGGCGATCGGCTCACTGATGAACATGACCGGGCTGTCGATTGGCGCGATGACATAGCCCGTGCCAGAGGTCGGGCTTATGCACTGAGAATCAAGGTGGACGAGCAGATCCAGCGCCGCGTCGAGCTGTTGGCGCGGTCGCGGGAGATATTGGATCGCTTGCTGCGACGGCTGAACCGGATCGACGCTGCACGCGACGCCCCCGCCGTGTGGGCAGATCGGGAACGGGTCGAGGTTGAGTCGGCCAAGGCAGACAGCGCGTCGCTCGGCTCGGCGGATGTGGCTGCGGGGAACGATGGTGTTCCGGCGGCGCGCGTGCGGGTGCCGAGTCGTCGGCGGGCTCGCCCGGCGGCCGGCCGGAGCGGAGCGGGAGGCCGGTCCGCCAAGGGCGGGAGCCCGCCGCACGCAAGGTGACCCGTGCGCGCCGCCGCAGGCGGCGCCTTGATCCCATAGAGCCAAATTCGGCAACCCAATGCCAGACGCTAGCTGCCATCTAGCGCAACCGATCGAGCAATGCAAGTTCGAGCCCTGGCGCTGTGGCGATTGTGGCAGTGGAACTGAAGTCGTGGCGCACGCCGGTCGCATCGACAACCAACGCGCCAGCTTCTCTAGCGATCAAAACACCTGCCGCAGTGTCCCACGGCTTGTTAGCGAGTATGACGCACGCGTCCGTCCGGCCGTCTGCAACAAACGCTAGATCGAGCGCAGCAGATCCCCACATGCGAACACGCTCGACCTGTTCAGCAAGCATTCGAGTCACGGCGAACCGTCGTTCATTCTTCTTGGCGGCACCCGAACCGGTTGCGTAATCGCCTATTGAAACAATAGCGCGATCAATCTCGGTAACACTACTTGAATTGATCGGCTCTCCGTTGCAGAATGATCCGCCACCTTTAGAGCCGTAGTAATTGAGACCAAGGAATGGTGCCGTTATGACACCAATGACAGGCTCACCCCTATGAATCAAAGCTAACTGACTCGCACAAAGAGGAATTCTGTGCGCGAAGTTCGAAGTGCCATCTATCGGATCGAGGGCCCAGACAAACTCCTCAGATTCGTCTACCGAGCCGCCACCCTGCTCTTCGCCTAGGAAGTTAAAGTCCGGAGTCTTCTCCTCAAGGAAAGTGCGGACTTGTTCTTGAATCTTAATGTCCATGTCGGTGACAAGATCCCTATCGCCCTTCAAATGCACGCCACCAGGGCCATCCTTTAACATAAGTTTGCTACCAATGGCAACCGCCTCCTGTGCAACAGCAAGAAGCTCTTTCAGGGCCTTCATTTCAACACATCCGAACCGCGCTCCCACATGGTCTCAAACACGGACGAAAAAGTATGAAAAAGTCCAGAAGGATGCTCATCCTGTCGTTCCAAAACCAGCGTTGGTGATTCAACACCTCTCGCATCAGGCAGGTAAGGCTGAACTATGCACAGGGTGTTGTCGATTACCGTGATATTGAATCGAACCGCTTCATCGTAGGTGCGAATATGCAAATTTGCACACGCATCATCCGAAAGCTTTGTTCGCAGTCGGCGCAATGCGTCGATATTCAGTTTGGTTAGCGTGATCAACACGCCATCAGGATGCGATTCTTCACGCTCGCGTGATTTAATATTATAGCCGTCAGGATCAAGAAAGAGACATTTGACTATTGTTCCACGCTCAAGGAGTTCCTTCAATGCGCGATCCGAATACTGTTGACAAAGCATATTTAAAGAAAGTCCAACCATGCTGATATTCTCGGCATCATCAAACAGTTCATGCGGAGGCATTTCGTGCGCGAATTGTGGTCGAGTTTCAAATACGGCGGTAACGTCAGCCACTCCATCGCGCACGGAAGCAACCTGATTTGCGGTCTCGGCAATCAATATAGGCGACTTCGTGACGGGCGGTTCTGGCACGAAACCAATTCCTCCCGAATGTTTTTGGAAAAGCTGCTCGACCGTCCATCCGGGAAACATACTTTCCAGTATTCGACAGTGATGCGGATAAGGCAGGCCGATGATGTCACCCGCGAGCCAGCGATAAAACTGCGCTTTTTTTGGAAAGCTGTCCACGAGATCGTGATCAATTGCTTTGGCAAGCTTATTGTATTCTCGACAAAACATCCGATGGTTCTGCAAGTGACGCTGCCTGAGGAGCACTTTAAGCACGTTGGAGTGCTCTACCACGGCCGATCCCGCTCCCTCGATCTCTGTCATGCAACCATCCTACCAGCTAGATGAGACATAGACGAGACTAGATGAGCAGTAGACGGTCTAGAGGAGACATACAGGGCGTCTTAATGGGACCGTCGTCGGCCGATAGTAGTGGTGGGGCCACTGCTGTGGTGGTCACCGCTACTAGAGAGGTTTCACACGAGATGGCTATCACCAGGGATCACAGGTTCGCGATCGAGTTCCACGACGCTTTCCCCCAGGGGTTGGTGTTGGTGGGTGAGGTGTCGCCGGACAACGAGTATCAGTCGCGCGAAGACAAGGCGGCTGGTCGTCCGGTGCGTCAGCGGGTGGACGAGTTGACCGGTAAGCGGCAGTGGGTGTGCACGGTGACGGACCCGGACGAGATCAAGGCCAAGCGGGCGTCATTTGAGGTGACGTTGATTGCGGATGTTCAGCCGGTGCCGACGACGTCGGAGGTTCTGCCCGGTATGCGTCCGGTCGAGCTGGACGGGCTGACGGCGCAGCCGAAGGTGGCGGGGCAGGGCGAGTTCAAGTACCAGTCCTACGCGTTCCGTGCGACGGGTTTCAAGGCTGCTGCCAGCGGAGGAAACCGGGGTTCGGCTGGGAAGACGGCCGGGGGTCCGGCGCAGGAGCAGCAGAGCAAGGCGGCGTAATCGCGGTCGGGTTGAGTTGGATTCGGTGCGATGGAAACCAAGAAAGTGGTTCGGGACTGGGAAGAGGCGTATCGCCGGTATCGGGCTGCCTCGGATGAGGTCGCGCGGGTACGGGCGTTCGATCCGGCTGTCTTAAATGAGATGGCGGATGCGTCTCATGCGGTGGCGGTCGCCTGGCGGCGCATCACGGTGGGTGCGAACCTGCCGTGGTGGTCGTTGGCGGCGACGTTGTCGGCGGCGGAGGCGTTCGAGGGGCAGACGCAGTTCTGGCGGCGGCGAGCGAAAGGAACGGCTCCTCCGGATCGGCCGGCGGGGCCAATCGCGGGAGGTAGCGAGGCTCGTGGGGAGTGGTTCACCGACCACGATCCGCGTGGGTTGCCGGGACATTCTCCCGTCGTTTCGGGTGATGCGGCACCGCTTCGTCGTGGTCCGTCGCCGGTGCGTCGGCCTCGTCCGGACGGCCGGGGTGCGTGATGGCGGAGTGCGAACGGGTGCTGTTTGAGGATGTGGAGGCGGGCACGTTCGTGCCGGTCGGGGTGCTGGTGACGCGAGTGCGTCATCTGCGCGGTCTGACGCAGCGGGAGGCGTCGGACCAGATTGGTATTGATATTCGAGCGTTGTCGTTGATCGAGACTGGTCGACGTACGGTCAAGGCAGTAGGGATGTTGATCAGTCTCGCTGACGGCCTGGAGGTACCGCGCACGCAGTTTTTGGAATGGGTGACCAGCGAAATGGAGTTTCACCACACCGGGCTGCGCGGGCCGAACAGTGAATGACACCAGGTTTCCGATCAAGCTGCGTGACGCTCAAGCGGATCTGTTGCGGCGAATGCCGTGCCGGGAGACGCCGTGGGCGGAGTGGGTGGACTTTCACCGCTACAACGCCCGGATGTTCGCCGCGATCGCTGAGACCGACCCGGCCCACAAGTGGGAAGCGTTGGCCTGTCACGGTATTCAGTTGCGGTGTGTGGAGCGGCTGACCAAGCGTCCGGAGTGGAAAGAGGACTACCAGGTCACACCGAACGACGGCGAGTCGAGCCACGGGGAGGTGTTGTGATGGACAGTCGTATCGGTCCGGGTCGTCGCCCGCTTGCGGTGTGGCTTCCCACGGTCCCGCCGATGCGGTTCGGTGTGTGGGTGGACAGGGCGTGTGCCGCACACGGGTGGTCGCACAAGGAGCTGTCGAGGCGTTCGGGGGTGTCGACGAACACGATCTACGCGATGGTCTATGCGCAGCGGGAATCGTGGTCACTGGCACACGTAGCCGCATTGGCGGACGCGTTCGGTGTTGACCGGGCAGTACCTGCGCTGCTGGCCCTTCGCGAGTTTGAAAGGGGTTTCGATGACGAGCGACGTTGATTCGATGGTTGCGCTGTCCGCAGGATCGACGTGGATGGTCTGCGCCGGACCCGAGGAGACGCTGCCCGTGCCGGATACGCGCATGGTCGGCGGGTGGATTCGCTGGCACCGCACCCGTGCCCGACTGTCGCAGAAGGCGACGGCAATACGGATGGGTACCTCGACAGACACACTGGTGGCAGTGGAGACAGGCCGGCGGGCTCTGATTCAGATGGAGACGGCGGTACGGATCGCGGACGCGCTGCGCCTGTCGCGGGAGGAACTGGTAATCCGGGCTGTCTGGGACTTCCGCACGGTGGAGGACCGGTGAGTGGCGGGGTGCCGGTCGGGAATTGGCTGCGAGCGCGACGCCAAGAGCTGAGGCAGAGCCCTGAGGCGATAGCACTACGGGCGGGTCTGTCCAAATCGCACGTGGTGAACCTGGAAAACGGAAACCGGAAGCTGCGCAACGCGAAGGTCATGTTGCACCTGTCGAGCGCTCTCGGGGTGTCGCCGTCGTCGCTGTGGCTGTGCGTGGTGCAGGAGATCGAGCGAGAGGAGAACAAGATCTTCGGTCGTTGATTCGCAAGCGTAACTGAATATCGACAATTCCGCGCGTGAGGACGTGCGATAAACAAACGCGTCCTCACGCGCACAATCGACCTGTTAAAGCGCAGAACCGGCCCCTGGCTACCAACCTGTTCCGGTTCTGCGCCTGTTCACTGGAGTAAGCGAACAATGCAAACAATAAATGATGACAACCAACGCCCGTCAACCGGGGTCACCCGGATGCGCTGCGCGAAATGTAGGAGGTTCGCCCGTCTGCTGCCGGGCGAGGACCGTTGTGCCCCGTGCCTGGGGATGTTGCCGCTGCTGCTGGTGCTGCCGAGTGCTGGGGTGCGGGGTGGTCGCCGATGAACGCACACGCGGTGATGATGGTGACGCTGGTCGGCGGCGGCCTGGCGGTGCTGCTGTGGGTCCTGGCGAAGATCGGTCGTGCCCTGGCCGGTCTGGCCGAGTTGCTGGCGGCCGTGGCGGTCGTCGGGATCGCGCTGTGGGGCCTGCTGCAGGCAGTGGGCTGGATTGTTCGGCAACTGGTCACGCACAGGCGGACCTGCGTGACCTTGGTGGCCGCGTGGGCCTGGTGGCACTGGCTGGGCTGGGTGTCTCTCGCCATCACGGTCGCGGTGCTGGGCCTGGTCCAGCTCGTCTGGTGGCGGCTGGACGCGGTGGGCTATGACCAGTGGTGCGGCCGGTGGGTGCGCTCGTGGTGGCTGCGGTGGACGCTGTACGGGCAGAAACTCGGTGGCTGGCTGACCGCCTGC
This genomic window contains:
- a CDS encoding helix-turn-helix domain-containing protein; protein product: MTSDVDSMVALSAGSTWMVCAGPEETLPVPDTRMVGGWIRWHRTRARLSQKATAIRMGTSTDTLVAVETGRRALIQMETAVRIADALRLSREELVIRAVWDFRTVEDR
- a CDS encoding DUF5919 domain-containing protein, translating into MTEIEGAGSAVVEHSNVLKVLLRQRHLQNHRMFCREYNKLAKAIDHDLVDSFPKKAQFYRWLAGDIIGLPYPHHCRILESMFPGWTVEQLFQKHSGGIGFVPEPPVTKSPILIAETANQVASVRDGVADVTAVFETRPQFAHEMPPHELFDDAENISMVGLSLNMLCQQYSDRALKELLERGTIVKCLFLDPDGYNIKSREREESHPDGVLITLTKLNIDALRRLRTKLSDDACANLHIRTYDEAVRFNITVIDNTLCIVQPYLPDARGVESPTLVLERQDEHPSGLFHTFSSVFETMWERGSDVLK
- a CDS encoding inositol monophosphatase family protein — translated: MKALKELLAVAQEAVAIGSKLMLKDGPGGVHLKGDRDLVTDMDIKIQEQVRTFLEEKTPDFNFLGEEQGGGSVDESEEFVWALDPIDGTSNFAHRIPLCASQLALIHRGEPVIGVITAPFLGLNYYGSKGGGSFCNGEPINSSSVTEIDRAIVSIGDYATGSGAAKKNERRFAVTRMLAEQVERVRMWGSAALDLAFVADGRTDACVILANKPWDTAAGVLIAREAGALVVDATGVRHDFSSTATIATAPGLELALLDRLR
- a CDS encoding AMED_5909 family protein: MNDTRFPIKLRDAQADLLRRMPCRETPWAEWVDFHRYNARMFAAIAETDPAHKWEALACHGIQLRCVERLTKRPEWKEDYQVTPNDGESSHGEVL
- a CDS encoding helix-turn-helix domain-containing protein, whose protein sequence is MAECERVLFEDVEAGTFVPVGVLVTRVRHLRGLTQREASDQIGIDIRALSLIETGRRTVKAVGMLISLADGLEVPRTQFLEWVTSEMEFHHTGLRGPNSE
- a CDS encoding helix-turn-helix domain-containing protein, whose translation is MRFGVWVDRACAAHGWSHKELSRRSGVSTNTIYAMVYAQRESWSLAHVAALADAFGVDRAVPALLALREFERGFDDERR
- a CDS encoding ANTAR domain-containing protein: MDGPDDRLVRLWFAHCWRAVDDLIAVERATGVLMERRGCEPTQARAILLREANAAHLALEDMARVVVARRW